The following nucleotide sequence is from Hevea brasiliensis isolate MT/VB/25A 57/8 chromosome 7, ASM3005281v1, whole genome shotgun sequence.
ACTagacatatttaattaataattattttaattcttaaatttttataaatttcttttttttattgttttttaaaTTTCAGCTATttcatttattataaaaatttaataattatattttaaaaattataaggaATTTGTTATTCTCTTTATTGCTAAAAGAATTCATACATTAGTTAAATTACTTAATTAAGTATTGtgcttttttttattataataaaatataaataacatattaaatgtATATTAAGAATATTTTATTTTCCTGAATTTTCTtccttatttaataaattaattttcattcaatCATTAAATTTTAACCAATTAATACATATTGTATTAATTGTGTTAATTGACTTCGTTATGTTACTATTCAATATCTCCTTAAATTTTTCATAACTGTTTAGAGtcattcttttatatatatatatatgacgatGATTTTATCCATTAATTAGTTGAATTTTTCTTAAACTActgataaaaaagaaaattaaaattagatgAATTTCTTCAGaatgatttatttaaaatattaattaaattttaaaaaaatagaaaagataACTATGTTTTAAAGTTGTTTCACTTCTTAAATTTAACCAATAAAAATGTATTCATTGAAATATtagttaattaaaaatattaattaattaaatattttaaaattataaaaaattatatcagCATTCAACTagtgtgtgtctatatatatatatatatatatagagagagagagagagagagagagagagagagagagagagagagtattgGGGATAGTACAATTTAGTGCTATGTACTTTCACACATTTTCAATTTGAGGATTGAACTAAGTTTTGTTAAAAATTGAGGATTATACTACAACACCGCTAGCAATTTGGGGATTCAAAGGGTAACGTTGCTAACCGCGCTAACGTGACATACTAACATCAGCACCATGTCTAATGTGGCATGCTAACATTAGCCCAATGTATGATGTGGCATGCTGACGTCAACACCACATAAGCAAATTCCTAATTTTGCAAAAGATTAAATGTACGACTccctaaattataaataaaacaaaGTTTCAGTCCCGAATGCTAAAAGCACAAAAATTTCGAAAgtatatagaaaaataaaaaatgaaaaggagagaaggagaagaaagaaaaaaaataggaAAAAGAGGGTGGcataggagagagagagagagagagagagagagagagagagagagagagaggaatggGTGTCCCATTcctttctccctctctctctctctctctctctctctctctctctctccttctctctctctatctGTATTTCTCTCACTTTGTCTCTCTCCCATGCTTCTCTCTTTTCTTATttacttctctctctttctctctcctatCTCTCCTCCCAATAAGTCACTctgtctttctttctctctcgccTAATTTTTTATCTCTCAATTAGCTAAAGTGAAAGAAGAGGATAGTTGGATAAAATTAAGAGATATAGGGAGAGAGTTGGAGAGAGAGGCAaatagggagagagagagagagagagagagagagagagagagaaactctCCTTTGCCTCTCTCCCTACATCTCTTTTTCCCTCTCTATCTCACTATGTCTCTCTCACTCTATATCTttcccattctctctctctctccccctcccATGCAATCCtatcatttcaaaatttttttatttctctctttctccctccCTCCCTCTCTTTCCTATTTTTTCCCtgtactttttaaatttttatgtttttagcatttaggattagaattttattttatttacaatttaaaGACTTATACTTTCAACCTTTTACAATTTAGGAATTTAATGATGTGGCGCTGATAATGCACGTGCCTTCATGATATAGCGTTGACGTCTACATACCACGTCATATGGTGTGCTGACATTAGCATGTCACGTCAGACGTGGCACTAATGTCAATATGTCATGCCAGAGCAGTTAACAGCGTTACTTAATTTTTTCTCGATTTACTAACACAATAATATAATTCTTGATTTGCAATAAAACTTAATTCAATTTTCAAATTGAAAATGCACAAAAGTACATGATATTAAATAGTACTTTtccctttattatttttatttttctagctTTTCCTCTatagtttttctaattttatttcttttaattttcctAATTTACTCCTAATTAGTGTTATATATTCTTTCTAAATAGAATTGATGTAAACACTATAAATAAGAAAGAATCTTCATTTAATAGTTAGTGATTAAAGAAATAATAGCAAAGCGCTGTCAAATTTTATCTCAATTCTTATCAAAATATATTTGTGCTTTGTGGCGAATTATCTATCAAGGTGTTGTCACACCTTATTCTTTTTGGTCTAAAAATGTGGCAATCAACCTTTATAAATTTGGTGGCGATTGTCTTATCTAAAAAAGTAAagtcccctttttttttcttcccttATATCTTTGTTGATTTCAAATTACTAGACCTTAATTGATCAAATATGTCCATATTGAATCAAGAACCCTGAAATTCCATGCAATTCATCATCCCTTTGAAATTTTCAAAAGATAAGACCGTTTAAGAAGTTATTATTAAAACATGTctaagaaattataaaaattaaataaagtgaGAAGAAAAACAAATAAACAAATAAACGTGTTTTCAAGAAACAAACAAGAGGACATAAACAAAAGAGATTGAAGGAAACCGAATGAAGAGAGAAGTTTTTCTTTGTGTTTAAAGAATTGAAAGCGAAGATCCAACAAGTAAAGGTCTTTGAAAAGCTCTTGTAGATGTATcattctaattttgtttgttTTCAAATGAAAATTGGTTTGCAATTTGTGAATTAGGAGAATGATTAAAATTACTCTTTGCTTTgttttatgaatattattttgtTTTCCTTAACTTAATTAGTAGaaatttcaataaattaattatgtagAAATTGTTTCAGTCTATTTAGTCTAATATCAATCTaatatatatcaaaatttatttatttttaactcatttaatttGATATCATTCTAATACAATTGTATCTATGATCTAGTAAAACATATTATGAATATATGATCTAGTAATAACATTGTAAATATTAAAGAGATTGATAAACTTGCTAAGAATTTGGtttagaccaaaaaaaaaaaaaatcttgtttATCCTCTAATAGTTATTTGTAAAATTAGCATTGATTTTGCCATTTGTGATTGTAAATGTGAAAAGGGCAATTTTCTAATTGCGAAAAATCGATTATGCAATCGAATGGGTAATCAATTGATCAATGAATGTCTAATTACTTATATTGAAGAAAAAAACgtatttgataatattaataatgaagtgaggataattgtaattttttttaaggtTATATATATGTTCATATTTAAATGAAATTGACTCCATTAACTAAGGTTTCTGACTCTGTCACTAAGCCTAGCAATACAGAAACATATAACTCAAAACTGCATACACTTGTATATTAAGTACATGTTGAAGCaacctgattttttttttttttttatctaagttACCAAATTCACAATGTCCTTGTTTTCCCCACTTGTATATTTTGTCCCACTCTTGAAAGGCCtaaaaaatttttggattgtGCAGACATGGTGTGGGGCTAAATACTAATGTGCTTATTAGACTGGCACATGCATGCCAAGCAAAAACACATCAACATCACACCTTGTAGTTATCGAACATGAAAGACCACTTAGCACATTCGGTTCTATGCATGCCTATTGATTATATGGTAAGAAGCTATAGTGTGAAAGATCTAGAAGTAAGCAAGTAGTCTTCGAAGGACAGTGTGTGGTCGCAAATTTCTCACAAACATAATTAATGGAGCATTAATAACAAATCCTTCCACCTCCTTTTCTGTTGGGAAAGCTTTCCATTCCACAGACTTTTTCATCACTTATAAATGCTTGTCTCTTCACAGATTGTTGCAACTACTTATTGTTGCTATTAATTTTCTCTCTGTCTGTCCCATGTAAGAGTCTGTTTTGTAGAAAGGAAAGTTGGAGGAAAAAGTGGCTGGAATTATAAGGAAAGTGCAATCCTTAGGGaaatatttttcttagaaattttaaagaaagaaagtgatttgtttatttttatgttttaataaaaaaaataattttactattatgttcatatttaataaataaaattttattttcgtgTTTTACTGAAAAGAAATtgagaatataaaattattatttttttattgttatttctatattaaataaataaatttatattaaaaaataatcattaaaggaaaaaaaatatatgaaaggAAACAGAAAAATTAACATTGTAATTAACATTATTTTTCACTATTCTCCATccaatttagataaaaaaaaataaaataaaatggctcaTAAATTCTCGCAATTTTTTTTCTCTGTTTTCCTTCTTTCAAATTAAATTAgataattgaatttttatttttttttcttccaataaaataagagaattgcttttttttttttttttttttttatcctttcccTACTATTTTTAGTCTAAGTACCCATCACTTATCCTTTTATCCTTTCCGTTCTTACAAGTTGAATAggataatttgattttttttttcttccccaACTATTTTTAGTCAAGAAGCAATCACTTaatacaagaaattaaataatcaAATCCTCTCCGTTTCAGTTTAATTTGACGTTTATACATTAATTGAGCAGAACATCTGGGCGACCTTTGTATTCAAGTCcttatgaaatataaataaaagcaAGATGTTTTCATATTAGCAAACTTGGATTGGCTGCATCTTTTCTTTAGCAATTAAAACTGCCAACGACCTTCCTCcccagaggagagagagagaaaactaACTTGAAAACCAAACCTCTACTTTCCCACCAGTATTTATTTGTCACAAGATCCTTAACCCTACACCACGCCAGCTTATAGTGATCATACACAAACAAGAGAGAAAAAACATGGGGAACAAATATGGTTCTTGGCTATTGTTGAGTCAATTTCTAGTACTGATAACCACAATCCAGGCCAAAATCCCAGCTTTAATCGTGTTTGGAGACTCTTCTGTGGATTCTGGGAATAATGACTATATTCCTACTGTTGCCAGGAGCAATTTTGAGCCTTATGGTCGTGACTTTCAAGGTGGCAGGCCGACTGGAAGATTCTCAAATGGTAGAATAGCTACTGATTTTATCTCAGAGGCTTTAGGGCTCAAGCCAACTGTACCAGCCTACTTAGATCCAGCTTATGGCATTTCAGACTTTGCTGTTGGAGTTAGTTTTGCTTCTGCTGCAACTGGCTATGATAATGCCACTTCTGATGTGCTTGTATGCAACCTAATTAATTTTCCTTACAAATTTTATTTCTGAATTGGTTTAATTTTAGGGTTATTGCACTATCATTAAATCCAAATTCCCATGATCTGAtgtttgttttgttttgtttcgTAGTCTGTGATACCATTTTGGAAGCAACTGGAGTATTACAAGGACTATCAGAGGAGATTGAAAGGCTATCTTGGAGAAAACAAAGCTAGCCAAACTATATCAGAGGCTCTGTACCTGATAAGCATAGGAACAAATGACTTCGTGGAAAACTACTATGCAGTTCCAGGAGGCCGATCATCTGAGTACAGCATCTCACAATACCAAATTTTCCTTGCAGGAATTGCCGAAAGTTTTGTCAGGAAACTTTATGGTCTAGGTGCTCGAAAAATATCCCTTGGAGGGCTCCCTCCAATGGGGTGTATGCCATTGGAAAGAACCACAAACATGATGAACGGAAATGAATGTGTGGAGAGCTACAACATTGTGGCCATGGACTTCAATGGCAAGTTATACAATTTGGTGAATAAGCTGAACAAGGAACTTCCTGGAGTCCAACTCATCTTCTCCAACCCATATTACGTTTTTTTGCATATCATCAGAAATCCCGCTTCATATGGTGAGTAATCAACTGAACATTTcttctaattttcttttaatgCTGTCTAATTATAATTAGCCATCATGAATCCTGAAAACATATATATCTCACTGTCTGCAtttaattaaataagtaattaacTGAATATTTCTTCTAATTTTCCGTTAATGCTGTTTAATTATAATTAGTCATCTTGAATCCTGAAGACATATATATCTCACTGCCTGCATTTAATTTAATAGTCATTAGTAAACGGGAGAAATTTTAGAATCCACGTTCATCGATTTTGTTATAGTCATTAAGTATGGTAAGTCTCATATAAGTTTCACCATAATTAACCATCAAAATCTATCATCGTATTTGCATAACAATTTCTCCGGGTGTGGTTATGGTGGTGGTAGATGGATATATTTAATGAGTTCACACATTAATATACAGCTAGGTGAATATTCGCATGCGTGTTTAATTTTCATTTGCTGAAATATTGGAAACATTTAGACAATGGAGTTTTCCAAGTTATGtggagaaattgttttaaaactgTAGCCAATAGTCCAACAATTGTTCTTTTCAACTATTCCAACAGTATTCAGATATTATGATTTAAAAACAGTAATCAAGCGTTCATTAGACACGTTAAACTTCATTTTTGAGTCTTCacctattaatttaatatttagttACTTATCTCAAGAATTAGCTTGCTTAATTAGTTTATAATAATTATGTTTGTTTCTCACTTTGTGTCAAAgccaaattaaatttaaaaaaaaaagttgatatTTTGAGACATAGGCCAAACATTTTCAtaatgtaaaaaattaaaaaaaaaactatggaaatcttatatttaaaaaaaaaaaatttgaaataaaaaaggaaaattaaaaatgGTGGTCTAATATTGGTCGGAATAAATGTATATATGCAGGATTTGACGAGACATCAGTGGCATGTTGCGCAACAGGAATGTTTGAGATGGGGTATGCATGCAATAGAAACAATCTATTTACATGCGCAAATGCAGACAAGTACGTGTTTTGGGATTCTTTCCATCCCACCCAGAAAACTAATCAGATCATTGCTAATTATATCGTCAAGCGTGTTCTTTACCCGTTCAtttagtttttctttttcttattatttatttcatgccatatattaatatatatatatatgcgtaGTTATTAATTAATCGATTGTAGCCACTTCAATTAATATGTTGAATAAGTACTgtttttttcatataattaatttaatgcctctcctatttaatatataaataattttgttCTACTTTGAtagtttaatttatatatatatatggcatgTGGTCTTATGTTCTGTGAATTTAATAGTATGGTGTCTCCGCGCCTTCATAATTCTAAATATTCGAATTTGTTATGGTTTCTTTTATAATATTTCAATCACCTTATAAATTAGTTATTTCTAAACGAGTCATAAAGGGTATTACAATCATACTTTATCTCTACATTGATTGAGAACAGGTTAAAGGGATGATAAACTACTTATTCAAATAAACCTATCGAATTGGCTCAACCAACAATCAAAGTTGTATGCATTATATGGACAGGCAACAAACAATCGAGATCGTTCAATATACAATAATTTTATATACTTTTATTAATAGAATCAATTCATGTAAAACACATTTACTTTTATTAATAgaattcatatacaataatttacaatttatattacaatctCAAAATGAATTACATCTTTGACTTATGtacagaaataaaaaaaatataaaatctaaatacacatgggccctaccaaaaatactCTGCTGAGGTGACTCCCACACTAGTGCAGATCTGCTCAGAATCTCTGTCTGGACTCTACTGGTCAATCTTTTCAATACTTACGCgatgaaacaatccatcgcgctaagcatattgcttagtggtgcataatttaaaataaaaataactgaataatcaaggataattatttcatgtataatttcatatagAGATACATATTTCATAGACTCTGAGTCAATTACATGTTTATTGAACTTTGAAAGCAATTAAACTTGTTGagatattttttcataatttattccattttcagtcttctTAATTTCgtatcagtggtctcttcatgtaattatttaatttttaaatcttaTTACTTATGAGTCGTTTCATAACTTTAGCTGCTCCATAGGAGCAAATTAATTTACTGGGAACTCCtcatataatcaattgatttttacagcttattactcatatctgtaaTCTTTTCAgaacttaattaaatttaagacttatTACTCATATTTGTGCCCCCAagcaacctatgacagactataaagactggatatatGGGAGTATACAAGTTAAACATCCGTATGCCTATCATGTATATATCTGTCATGTCAgctacaaggccagcgggcaggcatggaGCCAGAAAtcatattaggcacaatggccaagggcaggcataaagccagtagaacaatcatatcagatataTATTGTCTATCACTGTTTACTCCTTTGAGTAGTACTGCaatttgtagtccctaattagtataccaatcgatccaagctatatacataagtctaggtatactttgggcaaattaatattattaagcacttataattttattatttcatgctatgtactattaagagttcataaaatattattatttcatttcatgtactatctatgctttataccattttcatatcattataatgggaacataggtcccaagtacataatcatgtcatttataatgggaacatgagtcctaagtacatattcatataacttatgtatttatcactttcattattttatgtcatgtactatccatatttatagtattgttatttcatatatgatggaaacatatgttccaagtgtattttcatataacttatgtgtttagcaaaccattaAGGTAATTAACATTTTATGCATCAAATGATTTCattaacctttctttaggttcagaacTGGTGCCTTGACTTTATCTATCAAATTGACCAAGATGTGGCCATTATTTGGCTatatttccttcatgaaagttgttcttctatgttttatctttgttttcctttttgaatcatgtcatttggagttttagaactcaagttatggtcaaataaccaaaactggttcattaaCTCATCCTAGttctagaaccaggcagattctggagtcaataTTTCCCTAATTACTTGGATATGTTACAGCtacttttaggcctaatattccccatagaaattgttaccctatgtcttatgatcactcaaaattttgaattacaattttttaagttttgtagaattaattatggcaaattaattggcctggactcaggtaccctgtgtctgcaggattccaggttcaggtcagtggctttgactcccattttaggattcttacactctaaatttgaggcaagtttctaaatcaaagttggagccctatttcttaagtttcc
It contains:
- the LOC110664169 gene encoding GDSL esterase/lipase At2g04570 translates to MGNKYGSWLLLSQFLVLITTIQAKIPALIVFGDSSVDSGNNDYIPTVARSNFEPYGRDFQGGRPTGRFSNGRIATDFISEALGLKPTVPAYLDPAYGISDFAVGVSFASAATGYDNATSDVLSVIPFWKQLEYYKDYQRRLKGYLGENKASQTISEALYLISIGTNDFVENYYAVPGGRSSEYSISQYQIFLAGIAESFVRKLYGLGARKISLGGLPPMGCMPLERTTNMMNGNECVESYNIVAMDFNGKLYNLVNKLNKELPGVQLIFSNPYYVFLHIIRNPASYGFDETSVACCATGMFEMGYACNRNNLFTCANADKYVFWDSFHPTQKTNQIIANYIVKRVLYPFI